The following are from one region of the Coriobacteriia bacterium genome:
- a CDS encoding glycosyltransferase family 2 protein has protein sequence MKRLISVVVPCMNEEGNVVPLYEQVAEAFSATDYEFELIFADNASTDGTQEKLRELAARDKRVKVIFNMRNFGHIRSPYNALLQAKGDAIIAMVADLQDPPELIPEFLKGWSEEGYKIVLGQKTESEEFGLFFLLRSVYYKIVTAMAEVPLLQHITGFGLYDREVIEQLRALNDPYPYVRGLISEFGYPVKRIAYKQQKRKSGVTKNNFYTLFDMAMLGFTSHSKVPLRLASLIGFATAIMSLLAGLGFFIYKLFNWTEVSFGVAPMAIGLFFFSSVQLMFLGVVGEYVGAIHTQVQKRPLVVERERLNFDE, from the coding sequence ATGAAGAGACTCATCAGCGTGGTCGTCCCCTGCATGAACGAAGAGGGCAACGTCGTTCCCCTCTACGAGCAGGTCGCCGAGGCGTTCTCGGCGACCGACTACGAATTCGAGCTGATCTTCGCGGACAACGCATCCACTGACGGAACGCAGGAAAAGCTGCGGGAGCTCGCCGCCCGGGACAAGCGCGTGAAGGTGATCTTCAACATGCGCAACTTCGGCCATATCCGGTCGCCGTACAACGCGCTCTTGCAGGCCAAGGGCGACGCCATCATCGCGATGGTGGCCGACTTGCAGGACCCGCCCGAGCTCATCCCCGAGTTCCTCAAAGGATGGAGCGAGGAGGGCTACAAGATCGTGCTCGGGCAGAAGACCGAGAGCGAGGAGTTCGGGCTCTTCTTCCTGCTCCGGAGCGTCTACTACAAGATCGTCACCGCCATGGCCGAGGTGCCACTGCTCCAGCACATCACCGGATTCGGCCTGTACGACCGCGAGGTGATCGAACAGCTGCGAGCGCTCAATGACCCGTACCCGTACGTGCGCGGGTTGATCTCGGAGTTCGGCTATCCCGTGAAGCGCATCGCGTACAAGCAGCAGAAGCGCAAGAGCGGCGTGACCAAGAACAACTTCTACACGTTGTTCGACATGGCCATGCTCGGCTTCACGAGTCACTCGAAGGTGCCGCTGCGCCTGGCGAGTCTGATCGGCTTCGCCACCGCCATCATGAGTCTGCTCGCCGGTCTCGGATTCTTCATCTACAAGCTGTTCAACTGGACCGAGGTGTCCTTCGGCGTAGCGCCGATGGCCATCGGGCTGTTCTTCTTCTCCTCGGTGCAGCTGATGTTCCTCGGCGTTGTGGGCGAGTACGTGGGCGCCATCCACACGCAGGTCCAGAAGCGGCCGCTGGTGGTCGAGCGCGAGCGGCTCAACTTCGACGAGTGA